A genomic stretch from Azospirillum lipoferum 4B includes:
- a CDS encoding ParA family protein: MTNDTGHGPVKRLLVNGPKGGIGKTTLSRNIAVAAALDGCTVATLDLDPQRSLTKWFAKRPDGMATITHFEAGMTPGDIRAALDGIDGYDLLVIDTPPSIEDHPEEFKLLALSSDLIVVPTGQSDDDLDSVRPWMRFVRRYGKNAAFVMNRVKPRTRGFTEAQRKLLGDGRICPVEVPDYEDIQFTASRGIGLLELKGGKGAEHVAGVWAFVRHELELAQ, encoded by the coding sequence ATGACCAACGACACGGGGCACGGACCGGTGAAGCGCTTGCTGGTCAATGGCCCGAAGGGCGGAATCGGCAAGACGACGCTCAGCCGCAACATCGCGGTGGCGGCGGCGCTCGACGGCTGCACGGTCGCGACGCTCGATCTCGACCCCCAGCGCAGCCTGACCAAATGGTTCGCCAAGCGTCCGGACGGAATGGCGACCATCACCCATTTCGAAGCGGGCATGACACCCGGCGACATCCGCGCCGCCCTGGACGGCATCGACGGCTACGACCTGCTGGTGATCGACACCCCGCCGTCGATCGAGGACCATCCGGAGGAGTTCAAGCTGCTGGCCCTGTCCTCCGACCTGATCGTGGTGCCGACCGGGCAGAGCGACGACGACCTCGACTCCGTCCGGCCCTGGATGCGCTTCGTCCGCCGCTATGGCAAGAACGCGGCCTTCGTGATGAACCGCGTCAAGCCGCGCACACGCGGTTTCACCGAGGCGCAGCGCAAGCTGCTGGGCGACGGCCGGATCTGTCCGGTCGAGGTGCCGGACTACGAGGACATCCAGTTCACCGCCAGCCGCGGCATCGGCCTTTTGGAGCTGAAGGGCGGCAAGGGGGCCGAGCATGTCGCCGGCGTCTGGGCCTTCGTCCGTCACGAACTGGAGCTGGCGCAATGA
- a CDS encoding helix-turn-helix domain-containing protein yields the protein MTDHSANPNRWGRIPAWWLDHPDLDADGLAVLAALSTYADDMGVCWPSQATLAGKLKRSRPTVNRILGRLEALGLVTIEHRRSASGGRLSCRYRLALTVTGSVGEGAAVDSPADSSTDSPCPAASHEQPEPEQIPDTPHRRAGGRQAIGGKPAAAHPVAEQVGEDWTPSAADRQWAAARFPAVDLDRHAERFVQQCRAHGYRYRDIAAAWRSWLLQDMARMAQQPAEPSRNPEGGANRTRTGHSKANRPANRQAADAEQRLSAWASVAARLNGQAGTAAGATNPWGVGA from the coding sequence ATGACCGACCATAGCGCAAACCCCAACCGCTGGGGCCGGATTCCGGCCTGGTGGCTGGATCACCCCGATCTCGATGCCGACGGCCTCGCCGTGCTGGCCGCTCTCAGCACCTATGCCGATGACATGGGCGTCTGCTGGCCCTCGCAAGCGACGCTGGCGGGAAAGCTGAAACGCAGCCGGCCGACCGTCAACCGCATCCTGGGCCGCCTGGAAGCGCTGGGGCTGGTGACCATCGAACACCGCCGGTCGGCCAGCGGCGGCCGTCTCAGCTGCCGTTACCGGCTGGCGCTGACCGTGACCGGCAGCGTCGGGGAGGGTGCAGCGGTGGACAGCCCCGCTGACTCATCGACGGACTCCCCCTGTCCAGCGGCGAGTCACGAACAGCCTGAACCTGAACAGATTCCGGACACGCCCCACCGGCGGGCGGGCGGAAGGCAGGCAATCGGCGGAAAACCGGCCGCGGCGCACCCTGTTGCCGAACAGGTCGGCGAAGACTGGACCCCATCCGCCGCGGATCGCCAATGGGCGGCGGCCCGCTTTCCCGCCGTCGATCTCGACCGCCATGCCGAGCGCTTCGTCCAGCAATGCCGCGCCCATGGCTACCGCTACCGCGACATCGCCGCCGCGTGGCGGTCCTGGTTGCTGCAGGACATGGCCCGTATGGCGCAACAGCCCGCGGAACCCTCCCGCAATCCGGAGGGCGGGGCAAACCGCACCCGGACCGGCCATTCCAAAGCCAACCGTCCTGCCAACCGACAGGCCGCGGATGCCGAACAACGCCTGTCGGCCTGGGCCAGCGTCGCCGCCCGGTTGAACGGTCAGGCCGGTACCGCCGCTGGCGCCACCAACCCTTGGGGAGTGGGCGCATGA
- a CDS encoding phosphatase PAP2 family protein — MSDATDSDITHSNITDQRGIENPGGGFGYGGRAAPTILQPALTAVDTLDAQVHDIVTCDPGPVSRALATAGHYAIKRHVLIPGFAIAGIVGLLTGQADLRRAGSVGVAGLVATATASRSIKRYVKRRRPDECAPRRKPGWRISARSLPSGHAASAFAAATALAAVSRSPAQSLLIYGTAAALAGGRVVRHRHWASDVLAGALLGTAITLLARRLLPR, encoded by the coding sequence TTGAGCGATGCGACCGACAGCGACATCACCCACAGCAACATCACCGACCAGCGCGGCATCGAGAATCCGGGTGGCGGCTTCGGCTATGGCGGGCGCGCCGCCCCCACCATCCTCCAACCCGCCTTGACCGCGGTCGATACGCTGGATGCCCAGGTCCACGACATCGTCACCTGCGATCCCGGCCCGGTCAGCCGGGCGCTGGCAACCGCGGGCCATTACGCCATAAAGCGCCATGTGCTGATCCCCGGCTTCGCCATAGCCGGCATCGTCGGCCTGCTGACCGGACAGGCGGATCTGCGCCGCGCCGGCAGCGTCGGTGTTGCCGGTCTGGTGGCAACGGCGACCGCCAGTCGCTCGATCAAGCGTTATGTCAAGCGCCGCCGTCCCGACGAATGCGCCCCGCGGCGCAAGCCGGGTTGGCGGATCAGCGCTCGCTCGCTGCCCTCGGGCCATGCCGCCAGTGCCTTCGCAGCAGCGACCGCCCTGGCCGCGGTCAGCCGGTCGCCGGCACAAAGCCTGTTGATCTATGGAACCGCGGCGGCGCTTGCCGGCGGGCGGGTGGTCCGGCACCGCCATTGGGCGTCGGACGTGCTGGCCGGCGCCTTGCTGGGCACCGCCATCACGCTGCTGGCTCGGCGACTCCTGCCGCGCTGA
- the hutG gene encoding N-formylglutamate deformylase, translated as MTAPTFDLVRGDGPLVISMPHCGTALSPGLADRLTDEALTLRDTDWHIPRLYGFATGLGATMLSARYSRYVVDLNRSSTGESLYPGQATTGLCPDILFDGTPLYRDGQAPDAAEVAQRVETYWRPYHDALAAELARVKARHGFALLYDAHSIRSHVPRLFDGRLPDLNLGTARGTSADPQLAARVAAAMESAAAAEGMSCVTNGRFVGGHITRAYGQPADGIHAIQMELAQDRYMDEEAPPFAYRPDRAEKLQRVLAALLDAFTGWRPAQG; from the coding sequence ATGACCGCCCCCACATTCGATCTGGTGAGAGGCGACGGGCCGCTGGTCATAAGCATGCCCCATTGCGGCACCGCCCTCTCCCCCGGTCTGGCCGACCGCCTGACCGACGAGGCGCTGACCCTGCGCGACACCGACTGGCACATCCCGCGCCTGTACGGCTTCGCGACCGGCCTGGGGGCGACGATGCTCAGCGCCCGCTATTCCCGCTACGTCGTCGACCTCAACCGCTCCTCGACCGGCGAGAGCCTCTATCCCGGACAGGCGACCACCGGCCTGTGCCCCGACATCCTGTTCGACGGCACGCCGCTCTACCGCGATGGACAGGCGCCCGACGCGGCGGAGGTGGCGCAGCGGGTGGAGACCTACTGGCGTCCCTACCACGATGCGCTTGCTGCGGAGCTGGCGCGGGTGAAGGCGCGGCACGGTTTCGCCCTGCTCTATGACGCCCATTCGATCCGCAGCCATGTGCCGCGCCTGTTCGACGGACGACTGCCCGACCTGAACCTCGGCACCGCCCGCGGCACCAGCGCCGACCCGCAGCTCGCCGCCCGCGTCGCCGCGGCGATGGAGAGTGCCGCGGCGGCGGAGGGCATGAGCTGCGTCACCAACGGCCGCTTCGTCGGCGGCCACATCACCCGCGCCTACGGCCAGCCGGCCGATGGCATCCACGCCATCCAGATGGAGCTGGCGCAGGACCGCTACATGGACGAGGAAGCGCCGCCCTTCGCCTACCGCCCGGACCGGGCTGAAAAGCTGCAGCGGGTGCTGGCGGCACTGCTTGACGCCTTCACCGGCTGGCGGCCGGCGCAGGGCTGA
- the hutH gene encoding histidine ammonia-lyase, which translates to MSESITLVPGALSLDTLRSIYRGRPALTLDPAAYPRMERSRALIDRIAGGDEAVYGVNTGFGKLAHTHIAASDLETLQRNLILSHATGVGAPLADGVVRLILVIKAVSLAVGASGVRPALVDALLKLYQADVLPVVPGKGSVGASGDLAPLAHLCGVLLGIGHVRVKGETLPAEEGLRIAGLPVFDLKAKEGLALINGTQVSTGLALAGLFEIERTFKAALVAGSLSVEAVMGSHRPFDARISALRGQPGQIAVAAAFREVLAGSELNASHQGPDCHRVQDPYSLRCQPQVMGAVLDQMRQAARTLVIEANGVTDNPLVLVDTDEVLSGGNFHAEPVAMAADQLAIAASEIGALAERRIAMLIDTTISGLPPFLVAEPGLNSGFMIAHVTAAALASENKTLAHPASVDSLPTSANQEDHVSMATFAARRLGDIAGNVADIVGIELLAAIQGLEFHRPLKTTDRLEQAIATIRAEVPRYEVDRYFAPDLAAIGALVRNGALDHLMPVSLETAQ; encoded by the coding sequence ATGAGCGAGAGCATCACTCTGGTTCCGGGCGCGCTGTCGCTCGACACGCTGCGCAGCATCTATCGCGGCCGTCCGGCCCTGACGCTCGACCCGGCGGCCTATCCGCGGATGGAGCGCTCGCGCGCCCTGATCGACCGGATCGCCGGCGGCGACGAGGCAGTCTACGGCGTCAACACCGGTTTCGGCAAGCTGGCCCACACCCACATCGCCGCCTCGGATCTGGAGACGCTCCAGCGCAACCTGATCCTGTCGCACGCCACCGGCGTCGGCGCCCCGCTGGCCGATGGCGTCGTCCGGCTGATCCTGGTGATCAAGGCGGTCAGCCTTGCGGTCGGCGCGTCGGGCGTGCGACCGGCGCTGGTCGATGCCCTGCTCAAGCTCTATCAGGCCGACGTGCTGCCGGTGGTGCCGGGCAAGGGCTCCGTCGGCGCGTCGGGCGATCTGGCGCCGCTGGCCCATCTGTGCGGCGTGCTGCTCGGCATCGGCCATGTCCGGGTGAAGGGCGAGACGCTGCCGGCGGAAGAGGGGCTGCGCATCGCTGGCCTGCCGGTGTTCGACCTGAAGGCAAAGGAAGGTCTGGCGCTGATCAACGGCACCCAGGTCTCGACCGGTCTGGCGCTCGCCGGCCTGTTCGAGATCGAGCGCACCTTCAAGGCGGCGCTGGTCGCCGGCTCCCTGTCGGTCGAGGCCGTCATGGGCAGCCACCGCCCCTTCGATGCCCGCATCAGCGCCCTGCGCGGCCAGCCCGGCCAGATCGCCGTCGCCGCAGCCTTCCGCGAGGTGCTGGCCGGCAGCGAACTGAACGCCAGCCACCAGGGGCCCGACTGCCACCGGGTGCAGGATCCCTACAGCCTGCGCTGCCAGCCGCAGGTGATGGGCGCCGTTCTGGATCAGATGCGGCAGGCCGCCCGCACGCTGGTGATCGAGGCCAACGGCGTCACCGACAACCCGCTGGTTCTGGTCGACACCGACGAGGTGCTGTCCGGCGGCAACTTCCATGCGGAGCCGGTGGCGATGGCCGCCGACCAGCTCGCCATCGCCGCCTCGGAGATCGGTGCCTTGGCCGAGCGTCGCATCGCCATGCTGATCGACACCACCATCAGCGGCCTGCCGCCCTTCCTGGTCGCGGAGCCCGGCCTGAATTCCGGCTTCATGATCGCCCATGTCACCGCCGCCGCCCTGGCGTCGGAGAACAAGACGCTTGCCCACCCCGCCAGCGTTGACAGCCTGCCGACCTCCGCCAACCAGGAGGACCATGTCAGCATGGCGACCTTCGCGGCGCGCCGCCTGGGCGACATCGCCGGCAATGTTGCCGACATCGTCGGCATAGAGCTTTTGGCCGCGATTCAGGGGCTGGAGTTCCATCGCCCGCTGAAGACCACCGACCGGCTGGAGCAGGCGATCGCCACCATCCGCGCCGAGGTGCCGCGTTACGAGGTCGACCGCTACTTCGCCCCGGATCTGGCCGCCATCGGCGCCCTGGTGCGCAACGGCGCGCTCGACCATCTGATGCCGGTATCCCTGGAGACGGCACAATGA
- a CDS encoding formimidoylglutamate deiminase, whose protein sequence is MSNLFFASALLPDGWAENVLVTVDERGRIVSATPNTACPTDAERFAGAAVAGIANLHSHAHQRAIAGMGESSGEGSDSFWSWREVMYRALDRMGPEDFEAVAAQLYVETLKAGFTAIAEFHYLHHDRDGRAYADPAEMSHRAVAAARTAGLPITLLPVLYNASGFGGTPPTAGQRRFIHDGAGFARLTAALHNAYGKSSDVRLGIAPHSLRAVPDALLTETVAAHPHGPIHIHIAEQRREVEDCLAHHGRRPVEHLLETQPVDGRWCLIHATHMTEAEVTGVAASGAVAGLCPTTEANLGDGFFAAESFMGQGGRWGIGSDSHISVSPVEDLRWLEYGSRLTSGRRTVLAGGPRRSTARRLVEDAQAGGAQATGFEAGRIAAGLRADLVVLDTDHPLLAARKGDALLDGWIFAGNAPLVRDVLIAGRAIVRDRRHPREEEIADRFKKTLGRLLG, encoded by the coding sequence AATGTGCTGGTCACGGTGGACGAGCGCGGCCGGATCGTCTCGGCGACGCCCAATACCGCCTGCCCCACCGATGCGGAGCGTTTCGCCGGGGCGGCGGTCGCCGGCATCGCCAATTTGCATTCCCACGCCCACCAGCGCGCCATCGCCGGCATGGGGGAGTCCTCCGGCGAGGGATCGGACAGCTTCTGGAGCTGGCGCGAGGTGATGTATCGCGCGCTCGACCGCATGGGGCCGGAGGATTTCGAGGCGGTCGCCGCCCAGCTCTATGTGGAGACGCTGAAGGCCGGCTTCACCGCCATCGCCGAATTCCATTACCTGCACCATGACCGCGACGGGCGCGCCTACGCCGACCCGGCGGAGATGAGCCACCGCGCCGTCGCCGCCGCGCGGACCGCCGGGCTGCCGATCACGCTGCTGCCGGTGCTCTACAACGCTTCGGGCTTCGGCGGTACGCCGCCGACCGCCGGACAGCGCCGCTTCATCCATGACGGGGCAGGGTTCGCCCGGCTGACCGCGGCCCTGCACAACGCCTATGGCAAATCCTCCGACGTGCGCCTCGGCATCGCCCCGCATTCCCTGCGCGCCGTCCCGGATGCCTTGCTGACGGAAACCGTCGCCGCCCACCCGCATGGCCCGATCCACATCCACATCGCCGAGCAGCGCCGGGAGGTGGAGGACTGCCTCGCCCACCATGGCCGCCGCCCGGTGGAACATCTGCTGGAGACCCAGCCGGTCGATGGCCGCTGGTGCCTGATCCACGCCACCCATATGACCGAGGCCGAGGTGACGGGCGTCGCCGCCAGCGGTGCCGTCGCCGGCCTGTGCCCGACGACCGAGGCCAACCTCGGCGACGGCTTCTTCGCTGCCGAATCCTTCATGGGCCAGGGCGGGCGCTGGGGCATTGGCTCCGACAGCCACATCTCCGTCAGTCCGGTGGAGGATCTGCGCTGGCTGGAATATGGCTCGCGGCTGACCAGCGGCCGGCGCACCGTGCTGGCCGGCGGCCCCCGCCGCTCCACCGCCCGGCGGCTGGTGGAGGACGCCCAGGCCGGCGGCGCGCAGGCGACCGGATTCGAGGCCGGACGCATCGCCGCCGGTCTCCGCGCCGACCTCGTCGTGCTCGACACCGACCACCCGCTGCTGGCCGCGCGAAAGGGCGATGCGCTGCTGGACGGCTGGATCTTCGCCGGCAACGCTCCCCTCGTGCGCGATGTGCTGATCGCCGGACGCGCAATCGTCCGCGACCGCCGTCACCCGCGCGAGGAGGAGATCGCCGACCGCTTCAAGAAAACCCTTGGGAGACTTCTGGGATGA